One window of Oscillibacter hominis genomic DNA carries:
- a CDS encoding V-type ATP synthase subunit E gives MNGIDRITDRIRQDAQAEIDQIRAEAEAEAAKVRSAYQAQADREKSELDGRSEKNAAEREERLVSVAHMEARKVTLSAKQKMLDEAFAKALNQLCSLPEEEYVETLAQLMVQAAQTGREEVIFSPEDRRRVGKAAVARANELLAKAAAPDFQLGDSKVGALLNKVATSVSALAQGTAMLTLSEKTRDVRGGFILADQNVEVNCTFETLVRLQKNEIAGEVAKILFS, from the coding sequence ATGAACGGCATCGACAGAATCACTGACCGCATCCGTCAGGACGCCCAGGCCGAGATCGATCAGATCCGCGCCGAGGCGGAGGCGGAGGCGGCCAAGGTCCGCTCGGCCTACCAGGCCCAGGCGGACCGGGAGAAGAGCGAGTTGGACGGGCGCAGCGAGAAAAATGCCGCCGAGCGGGAAGAGCGCTTGGTCAGCGTGGCCCACATGGAGGCCCGCAAAGTTACGCTGTCGGCCAAGCAGAAAATGCTGGATGAGGCCTTTGCCAAGGCGCTGAACCAGCTTTGCTCACTGCCCGAGGAGGAGTATGTGGAGACGCTTGCCCAACTGATGGTGCAGGCAGCCCAGACCGGCAGGGAAGAGGTCATCTTTTCCCCGGAGGACCGCAGGCGCGTCGGCAAGGCGGCTGTGGCCCGGGCCAACGAGCTGCTGGCCAAAGCCGCGGCTCCGGACTTTCAGCTGGGCGACTCCAAGGTGGGGGCGCTGCTGAACAAGGTGGCCACCAGCGTGTCCGCGCTGGCGCAGGGGACGGCCATGCTGACGCTCTCTGAAAAGACCCGTGACGTCCGCGGCGGATTCATTCTTGCGGACCAGAACGTGGAGGTCAACTGCACCTTTGAAACACTGGTGCGCCTCCAGAAGAACGAGATCGCCGGCGAGGTGGCCAAGATCCTGTTCTCGTAA
- a CDS encoding V-type ATPase subunit: protein MSHIKDTDYLFLSSRIKAMENSLLSRDRMEELLESRSEEEIAKTLEECGYPKLSAQRPEEMDEALSAARQEMLEDLSGFAPDRRYLELFRLKYDYHNLKVLLKAQAMETDPGHMLMNLGRVDTAALREAAESGELDELPQALAEGYVEAKEVLQTTGDPQLSDVVLDRRCYKEMRDLAQATGSGFLMGYVKAMIDAVNLRTLVRTLRMGKSPEFLSGVVFEGGTVSADAVCALAGAGGSGIGEAYASTVLAEAAEAGAAALSGGPLTRFEKLCDDAVSDYLADAKYVAFGEAPLVGYLAARETEFTNLRILLMGRAAGLSPEIIRERLREAYV, encoded by the coding sequence TTGAGTCATATCAAAGATACGGATTATCTGTTCCTCTCCAGCCGCATCAAGGCCATGGAGAACAGCCTGCTCAGCCGCGACCGCATGGAGGAGCTCTTAGAGAGCCGCAGCGAGGAGGAAATTGCCAAGACTCTGGAGGAGTGCGGCTACCCCAAGCTCTCTGCCCAGCGTCCGGAGGAGATGGACGAGGCGCTCTCCGCCGCCCGGCAGGAGATGCTGGAGGATTTGAGCGGTTTTGCGCCGGACAGGCGCTACCTGGAGCTCTTCCGGCTCAAGTACGACTATCACAACCTCAAGGTACTGCTGAAGGCCCAGGCGATGGAGACCGATCCGGGACATATGCTGATGAATCTTGGGCGCGTGGACACAGCGGCCTTGCGCGAGGCAGCGGAGTCCGGGGAACTGGACGAGCTGCCGCAGGCCCTGGCGGAAGGGTATGTTGAGGCAAAAGAAGTGCTCCAGACCACCGGCGACCCCCAGTTGAGCGACGTGGTGCTGGACAGGCGCTGCTATAAGGAGATGCGCGACCTGGCCCAAGCCACCGGAAGCGGCTTTTTGATGGGCTATGTAAAGGCCATGATCGACGCGGTGAACCTCAGGACCCTGGTCCGCACGCTGCGCATGGGCAAGAGCCCGGAGTTTCTCTCCGGCGTGGTGTTCGAGGGCGGCACGGTTTCTGCGGATGCCGTGTGCGCGCTGGCTGGCGCCGGAGGCAGCGGCATTGGCGAGGCATATGCCTCCACCGTGCTGGCTGAGGCCGCTGAGGCGGGTGCCGCCGCCCTCTCCGGAGGACCGCTGACCCGGTTTGAAAAGCTCTGCGACGACGCGGTCAGCGATTATCTGGCCGACGCCAAATATGTGGCCTTCGGCGAGGCGCCGCTGGTGGGGTATTTGGCCGCCAGGGAAACGGAGTTTACCAACCTGCGCATTTTGCTGATGGGCCGGGCCGCCGGGCTCTCGCCGGAGATTATCCGGGAAAGGCTGCGTGAAGCGTATGTATAG